One genomic region from Microcystis panniformis FACHB-1757 encodes:
- a CDS encoding branched-chain amino acid ABC transporter permease, producing MDLVTIFQQVLNGLSIGSVYAIFALGYTLIFSILGIINFAHGAIFTLGAYFTYALAGGVFGFNGLLANAKLPFSLPFFLALLLGCILSGFTSVLLERLAFKPLRVRGSDSLLTLVSSLGAAVVIVNVIQYLFGAEIYTFPDGIYGNLPPAINFGTADRPVAIRTIQIIIFLVSAVMVALLTYWVNFTKMGKALQAVAEDVTTASLLGINPEKFIVITFFISGALAGLAGTLVGSSVSIAGPYFGIAFGLKGLGVIVLGGLGSIPGAVIGGLLLGIAEAFVPAEYSGYREAIAFAILFIMLLVRPQGLLGRKLIQKV from the coding sequence ATGGATCTAGTAACGATTTTTCAACAGGTTTTAAACGGTTTATCGATCGGTAGTGTCTATGCTATTTTTGCCCTCGGTTACACTTTGATTTTTTCCATTTTAGGGATTATCAATTTTGCCCATGGCGCAATTTTTACCCTCGGTGCCTATTTTACCTACGCTCTAGCGGGGGGAGTTTTCGGGTTTAATGGTTTATTGGCTAATGCCAAATTACCCTTTTCCTTACCCTTTTTTTTAGCACTCTTGCTAGGCTGTATCCTTTCAGGTTTCACCTCGGTTCTTCTGGAAAGATTGGCCTTTAAACCCCTCCGGGTACGGGGTTCCGATTCTCTCTTAACTCTGGTTTCTAGCCTAGGGGCAGCCGTGGTGATTGTCAATGTCATTCAATACTTATTCGGGGCAGAAATTTATACTTTTCCCGATGGGATCTATGGCAATCTTCCCCCCGCAATTAATTTCGGTACAGCCGATCGCCCGGTGGCAATTCGCACAATTCAGATTATTATTTTTCTGGTTTCAGCAGTTATGGTAGCTTTACTAACTTACTGGGTTAATTTTACCAAAATGGGCAAAGCTTTACAAGCGGTAGCTGAAGATGTTACCACTGCCAGTTTGTTGGGTATCAATCCCGAAAAATTTATTGTGATTACCTTTTTTATTAGTGGTGCCTTGGCAGGTTTAGCAGGAACTTTAGTCGGTTCTAGTGTTAGTATCGCTGGCCCCTATTTCGGCATTGCTTTCGGATTAAAAGGTTTAGGAGTGATCGTTTTAGGGGGATTGGGAAGTATCCCCGGAGCGGTAATCGGTGGTTTATTATTGGGTATTGCCGAAGCTTTTGTTCCCGCAGAATATTCCGGTTATCGAGAAGCGATCGCTTTTGCTATTCTCTTTATTATGTTGTTAGTTCGTCCCCAGGGTTTACTAGGCAGAAAGTTAATTCAAAAAGTCTAA
- the lgt gene encoding prolipoprotein diacylglyceryl transferase, protein MLLGFVFQSPGPILWEIGPISVRWYGFLIAMAVLLGVTLSQYLAQKRAINPDLIADLAIWLVVGAIPAARLYYVLFQWQEYAQNPADIIAIWKGGIAIHGAIIGGLLAALIFARINRVSLWQLLDLVAPSVILGQAIGRWGNFFNSEAFGSPTNLPWRLFIPPASRPLKYITVDYFHPTFLYESLWNLAVFALLIYLFFWGLKHPSKLKIGTLTLVYFIAYSLGRFWIEGLRTDSLMFGLLKMAQIISLAAIAVGIFGLFWLYKLQRPLPDVVATVSYNQKLP, encoded by the coding sequence ATGCTCTTAGGTTTTGTCTTTCAGTCCCCCGGCCCGATCCTCTGGGAGATCGGACCGATTTCGGTGCGCTGGTATGGATTTCTCATCGCTATGGCGGTATTATTGGGTGTCACCCTCTCCCAGTACCTCGCCCAAAAAAGAGCGATCAATCCCGATTTAATCGCTGATTTGGCTATTTGGTTAGTAGTGGGGGCCATACCTGCAGCCCGTTTGTACTATGTTCTCTTTCAGTGGCAAGAATACGCGCAAAATCCTGCTGATATTATCGCCATTTGGAAGGGAGGTATCGCTATTCACGGGGCAATTATCGGGGGTTTGCTGGCAGCCCTAATCTTTGCTCGCATTAATCGAGTTTCTCTTTGGCAATTACTCGATCTGGTGGCTCCTTCAGTTATTCTCGGTCAAGCGATTGGACGTTGGGGTAACTTTTTTAATTCGGAAGCTTTTGGCAGTCCGACTAATTTACCTTGGAGGTTGTTTATTCCTCCCGCTAGTCGTCCTTTAAAATATATCACCGTCGATTATTTTCACCCCACTTTTCTCTACGAATCTCTCTGGAATCTGGCAGTTTTTGCCCTACTCATCTATCTATTTTTCTGGGGGTTAAAACACCCCAGTAAATTAAAAATTGGCACCCTTACCCTAGTCTATTTTATCGCCTACAGTCTAGGTAGATTCTGGATCGAGGGACTACGCACCGATAGTTTAATGTTTGGGCTTTTGAAAATGGCACAAATAATTAGTTTGGCGGCGATCGCTGTTGGTATTTTCGGTTTATTCTGGTTATATAAACTGCAGCGTCCTTTACCGGATGTGGTGGCGACCGTCAGTTATAATCAAAAGTTACCCTAG
- a CDS encoding DUF721 domain-containing protein gives MSLHSLDKILAAITQQAGWEEYRHYEQVLQLWPKIINPRLLEQTRPFSLNRGVLSVATSSATLAQELSLQRYSLLKRLNSQLETPLSDIRFSAARWQQDSQLIPLEAIAPKSLRDHPSYVTPEKPPENPQQPDSLESWSQKILQRNRAWPICPRCQSPSPPGELERWQCCAFCFAQSGGVKDSIFL, from the coding sequence ATGTCTTTACATTCTCTTGACAAAATTTTGGCGGCTATTACTCAACAGGCGGGTTGGGAAGAATATCGCCACTATGAGCAAGTGCTGCAATTATGGCCAAAAATTATTAATCCCCGTCTGCTGGAGCAAACCCGGCCTTTTTCCCTCAATCGCGGGGTTTTATCGGTGGCTACCAGTAGCGCCACTTTAGCACAGGAATTGTCTTTACAACGCTATAGCTTATTAAAACGGCTTAATAGTCAGTTAGAGACTCCCCTGAGCGATATCCGCTTTTCTGCTGCCCGTTGGCAGCAAGATAGTCAGTTAATTCCTCTAGAAGCGATCGCACCTAAATCCCTGAGAGATCATCCTAGTTATGTCACCCCGGAAAAACCGCCAGAAAATCCCCAGCAACCGGACAGTTTAGAGAGTTGGAGCCAGAAAATACTTCAGAGAAATCGAGCCTGGCCGATTTGTCCTCGTTGTCAGTCTCCCAGTCCCCCCGGAGAGCTTGAGCGTTGGCAATGTTGTGCTTTTTGTTTTGCCCAGTCGGGCGGAGTAAAAGATTCAATTTTTTTATAG
- a CDS encoding Gfo/Idh/MocA family protein, giving the protein MPLMTSPRPLKIGIVGTGFAAQRRAESLQADDRAQLLYFSGNSPESIANFSQKYQISALDSAISLASHPDLDLIVIANVNQAHASIARTALKSGKHVIVEYPLAFHPAAAAELITLAETENKLLHVEHIELLGGLHQTQQQYLDSLGNIHLARYTTIAPGRPAPRRWTFHRDLFGFPLIAALSRIHRFTNLFGEVESVSCHCRYWNVPESNYFLACLCEAQLLFKNGLIAEVTYGKGEVFWQNERTFTIHGEGGSLIFEGETGQLINSEGSQALEVETRRGLFAKDTAMVLDYLFDRVPLYVTPQASLYALEVAYAAYQSSLSGKTVFLGAN; this is encoded by the coding sequence ATGCCCCTGATGACTTCTCCTCGTCCCCTAAAAATTGGTATAGTTGGCACAGGGTTCGCCGCTCAACGTCGCGCTGAAAGCTTGCAAGCAGACGATCGCGCCCAGCTTCTGTATTTTAGCGGTAATAGTCCCGAATCAATCGCTAATTTCTCGCAAAAATACCAAATTTCTGCCCTAGATTCGGCAATAAGCCTGGCCAGTCATCCTGATCTCGATCTGATTGTCATTGCCAACGTTAATCAGGCCCATGCCTCGATCGCCCGTACTGCCTTAAAATCTGGTAAGCACGTTATCGTCGAGTATCCTCTGGCTTTTCACCCGGCAGCGGCAGCAGAATTAATCACCCTAGCCGAAACCGAGAACAAATTACTGCACGTCGAACATATTGAACTTTTGGGGGGACTGCATCAAACCCAACAGCAGTATTTAGACAGCCTCGGCAATATCCACCTAGCCCGTTATACCACAATCGCCCCCGGCAGACCAGCACCCCGGCGCTGGACATTTCATCGGGATTTATTCGGTTTTCCTTTAATTGCTGCTCTTTCTCGTATCCATCGCTTTACTAATTTATTTGGGGAAGTGGAGTCCGTATCCTGTCATTGTCGTTATTGGAATGTCCCAGAATCCAATTATTTTCTGGCCTGTTTGTGTGAGGCGCAGTTATTATTTAAAAATGGCTTAATTGCCGAAGTTACCTACGGCAAAGGGGAAGTTTTTTGGCAAAATGAGCGAACTTTCACTATTCATGGTGAGGGGGGCAGCTTAATTTTTGAAGGGGAAACAGGGCAGTTAATTAATAGTGAAGGTAGCCAAGCTTTAGAAGTGGAAACCCGTCGTGGTCTTTTTGCTAAAGATACCGCCATGGTGCTAGATTATCTGTTCGATCGGGTTCCTCTTTATGTTACTCCCCAAGCCAGTCTTTATGCCCTAGAAGTGGCCTATGCTGCCTATCAATCTTCTTTGTCGGGAAAAACAGTTTTTCTCGGGGCCAATTAA